The Streptomyces sp. NBC_01268 genome window below encodes:
- a CDS encoding serine hydrolase domain-containing protein has product MSTNLSGQGQDRPELQKAIEELAEAGFVGIQLRVNDEQGEWVGSAGVRELGQNAKPLTNGHFRIGSSTKNFVATSVLLLVAEGRIGLDAPADDYLPEFGLDRRITVRMLLQHTSGIFNHTGELYEDGTIVLGVPWQGKEWVDNRFKTYLPEELVRLSLSKPARFAPGAGWSYANTNYVLARLVVEKVTGRPFVEELQRLILGPLGMTGTVAPGPSPEIPEPHNHGYYRYEDVGQERTVDVTRQNPSWVGAGGDMISTTRDLHTYFSAVMGGKLLPAELLAEMRTPEATVGYGLGVFAQETEGGTVFHHNGATMGSAALMYSTPDGSKTLTAGLTWVDDADLSIAPAFQTAQQRFVDAVFCGKLG; this is encoded by the coding sequence ATGTCCACCAACCTTTCCGGCCAGGGCCAGGATCGTCCGGAGCTGCAGAAGGCGATCGAGGAGTTGGCCGAGGCTGGCTTCGTCGGGATCCAGCTCCGGGTGAACGACGAGCAGGGCGAGTGGGTCGGCAGTGCTGGTGTGCGCGAGCTGGGCCAGAACGCCAAGCCGCTGACGAACGGGCACTTCCGCATCGGCAGCAGCACCAAGAACTTCGTCGCCACCTCGGTGCTCTTGCTGGTGGCCGAGGGAAGGATCGGCCTGGACGCCCCTGCCGATGACTACCTGCCCGAGTTCGGTCTCGACCGGAGGATCACTGTGCGGATGCTGCTGCAGCACACCAGCGGCATCTTCAACCACACCGGCGAGCTCTACGAGGACGGGACGATTGTGCTGGGGGTTCCCTGGCAGGGCAAGGAGTGGGTGGACAACCGGTTCAAGACCTACCTGCCCGAGGAGCTGGTACGGCTGTCGTTGTCCAAGCCGGCGCGGTTCGCGCCGGGGGCGGGTTGGAGCTATGCCAACACCAACTACGTGCTGGCCCGGCTGGTGGTCGAGAAGGTCACCGGCCGTCCGTTCGTCGAGGAGTTGCAGCGGCTGATCCTGGGGCCGCTGGGGATGACCGGCACCGTGGCGCCGGGCCCCTCGCCGGAGATCCCCGAGCCGCACAACCACGGCTACTACCGCTACGAGGACGTCGGACAAGAGCGGACGGTCGATGTCACCCGTCAGAACCCGTCCTGGGTCGGAGCCGGCGGCGACATGATCTCGACCACCCGGGACCTGCACACGTACTTCTCCGCAGTGATGGGCGGCAAGCTCCTGCCGGCCGAGCTGCTGGCCGAGATGCGCACGCCGGAGGCGACGGTCGGCTACGGCCTTGGAGTGTTCGCGCAGGAAACGGAGGGCGGCACCGTCTTCCACCACAACGGCGCCACCATGGGCTCGGCGGCGCTGATGTACAGCACCCCCGACGGCAGCAAGACCCTGACCGCCGGGCTGACCTGGGTGGACGACGCCGACCTGTCGATAGCACCGGCATTCCAGACCGCCCAGCAGCGTTTCGTCGACGCAGTGTTCTGCGGCAAACTGGGCTGA
- a CDS encoding VanZ family protein, which produces MFIALATLLSATVGFIVYKQAPESSEHRALKGFFGASVTGVVSLTLWSTGSPVHQPRVCVVNRDLIEPFTTDQGLLNAGLFLPVGLLGVLATRKVVGTVAFGVLLTFAIETLQGSLTFLGRGCDSSDLVMNSLGVVAGAVAGWAVTVLEKPRAGFLHAWRARSTYAAVSTVTALALVWAVAIEPQVVDRTLGIGRADAAQEAAIRAVVDESFDGYYKVSRVDFAAGPDGTGTVMAQFSGGGSAELRWPGRDTFQAYLDMTSTGEPSGYPLPGAKASPVDEQQAQEIAGAYAARHASWGLRDARPRTTKVDANAELGWMTSWRRHDANGVLMPMRLDIQVDRGGLVTQIVMTNIPDPPLPSPPRVRKEGAIAALLNANKQDVAKPPAATAVLNRTLPDGTGPQLLSERDEEGWIILAFTYIPRRHPDLAPGSPDLPAVLDTVAALHAPLTPCPYPHAPAFTAHPVVAHAADHHHAMTGDALLHCDIRVDNMLLGTRPPSAASSAAASPTAPASASPARSSPGCADSSDAGGASADRVTEGVLTRASHGCHSRMSSNAHAWGAPMPIIPSSR; this is translated from the coding sequence ATGTTCATCGCCCTGGCGACCTTGCTGTCGGCAACGGTCGGCTTCATCGTCTACAAACAGGCCCCCGAGTCCAGTGAGCACCGCGCTCTGAAGGGCTTCTTCGGAGCCTCGGTGACTGGCGTGGTGAGCTTGACGCTCTGGTCGACCGGATCCCCCGTTCATCAGCCGCGGGTGTGTGTGGTCAACCGCGATCTCATCGAACCGTTCACCACTGACCAGGGGCTGCTCAACGCGGGACTCTTTCTTCCGGTCGGGCTGCTGGGTGTCCTGGCAACCCGGAAAGTTGTCGGCACCGTCGCCTTCGGGGTCCTGCTCACCTTCGCGATCGAGACCCTGCAAGGTTCTCTCACCTTCCTCGGACGCGGCTGCGATTCCAGTGACCTGGTGATGAACTCCCTGGGTGTGGTCGCCGGCGCCGTCGCGGGATGGGCAGTCACCGTCCTGGAGAAGCCACGCGCCGGTTTCCTCCACGCCTGGCGTGCGCGGAGCACCTACGCGGCCGTGTCCACGGTCACCGCGCTCGCTCTGGTCTGGGCAGTCGCGATCGAGCCGCAGGTCGTGGACCGCACGCTGGGAATCGGGCGGGCGGACGCGGCTCAGGAGGCCGCGATCCGTGCGGTCGTCGACGAGTCCTTCGACGGGTACTACAAGGTCAGCCGCGTCGACTTCGCGGCCGGGCCGGACGGTACCGGCACGGTCATGGCCCAGTTCTCCGGGGGCGGCTCCGCCGAGCTCCGCTGGCCCGGCCGGGACACCTTCCAGGCCTACCTCGACATGACGAGCACGGGCGAGCCCAGCGGGTACCCGCTGCCCGGCGCCAAGGCGTCCCCTGTCGACGAGCAGCAGGCACAGGAGATCGCCGGCGCATATGCGGCTCGTCACGCTTCCTGGGGGCTGCGGGATGCGCGGCCGAGGACCACGAAAGTCGATGCGAACGCCGAGCTCGGCTGGATGACCAGTTGGCGTCGGCACGACGCGAACGGCGTCCTCATGCCCATGAGGCTCGACATCCAGGTCGATCGTGGCGGCCTCGTCACCCAGATCGTCATGACGAACATTCCGGACCCCCCTCTGCCCTCCCCCCCCCGCGTCCGGAAAGAGGGCGCGATCGCGGCCCTCCTGAACGCGAACAAGCAGGACGTAGCCAAGCCGCCGGCAGCTACTGCGGTGCTCAACCGCACCCTGCCCGACGGCACCGGTCCCCAGCTCCTGTCCGAACGGGACGAGGAGGGCTGGATCATCCTCGCCTTCACCTACATCCCCAGACGCCACCCCGATCTCGCCCCCGGCTCGCCCGACCTCCCGGCCGTCCTCGACACCGTCGCAGCCCTGCACGCCCCACTCACCCCGTGCCCCTACCCCCACGCCCCCGCCTTCACCGCCCACCCCGTCGTCGCCCACGCAGCCGACCACCACCACGCGATGACCGGAGACGCCCTGCTCCACTGCGACATCAGAGTCGACAACATGCTCCTCGGCACACGCCCGCCGTCGGCCGCTTCCTCCGCGGCGGCCTCGCCTACGGCACCGGCCTCAGCCTCGCCGGCACGCTCGTCTCCAGGGTGTGCCGACTCCAGTGACGCCGGCGGCGCATCCGCCGACCGCGTGACCGAGGGTGTCCTCACCCGGGCGTCACACGGCTGTCACTCCCGGATGAGCTCGAACGCCCATGCCTGGGGCGCGCCGATGCCCATAATCCCCAGCTCAAGATGA
- a CDS encoding MerR family transcriptional regulator has protein sequence MRNGVTIGQAAAFVGVTVKTVRHYHKLGLVAEPARDSSGYRRYGSGELLRLVQVRTLAAAGVPLAEIGPMLDADAAQFGAALTDVERQLTERIDELVARRDTLLRLADGDQALLPDRACAVLDRMPGLGFSPDYVAAQREALVLARALVPEGFDGFLTQLEHGLDDPEYIDLTKRGQEAETWEPDDPRIEELAAAMADRYLANPALLGDPASLQAWAKASAQYKLINNHREDQAPISARLTALTETRLRAAGLPVPHR, from the coding sequence ATGAGGAACGGGGTCACGATCGGGCAGGCGGCGGCGTTCGTCGGCGTCACGGTGAAGACGGTGCGGCACTACCACAAGCTCGGCCTGGTCGCGGAGCCGGCGCGTGACAGCTCCGGCTATCGGCGGTACGGATCCGGCGAGCTGCTGCGCCTCGTGCAGGTGCGGACGCTGGCCGCCGCGGGCGTGCCGCTAGCCGAGATCGGGCCCATGCTCGACGCCGACGCCGCGCAGTTCGGCGCCGCGCTCACCGACGTCGAGCGGCAGCTCACCGAACGCATCGATGAGCTGGTCGCCCGCCGCGACACGCTGCTCCGGCTCGCCGACGGAGACCAGGCCCTGCTTCCCGACCGCGCCTGCGCGGTCCTGGACCGGATGCCCGGCCTCGGCTTCAGCCCCGACTACGTGGCCGCACAACGCGAGGCCCTGGTACTGGCCCGGGCGCTGGTGCCGGAGGGCTTCGACGGCTTCCTGACCCAACTCGAACACGGGCTGGACGACCCCGAGTACATCGACCTGACCAAGCGCGGCCAGGAGGCCGAGACCTGGGAACCGGACGACCCGAGGATCGAGGAGCTCGCGGCCGCAATGGCCGACCGCTACCTCGCCAACCCCGCGCTGCTGGGGGATCCCGCCAGCCTGCAGGCATGGGCCAAGGCTTCGGCTCAGTACAAGCTGATCAACAACCACCGCGAGGACCAGGCACCGATCTCAGCCCGGCTGACCGCGCTCACCGAGACCAGACTCCGCGCTGCGGGCCTACCCGTCCCCCACCGATGA
- a CDS encoding response regulator transcription factor, which produces MRILVVEDDESLADSLRRGLSAEGHWVDLAHDGHRGLELALGGDYDAVVLDLMLPGLNGYQVCGRLRRLGDATPVLMLTAKDGEYDEAEGLDTGADDYLTKPFSFVVLLARLRALGRRGGARDDRTLQTGDLTLDVAGRRCRRGGTEIELTAREMAVLACLLAQPGRAVAKQDILDEVWDTPTTVDPNIVEVYVSSLRKKIDVPFGRRSLLTVHGTGYRMATDGG; this is translated from the coding sequence ATGCGCATCCTGGTTGTGGAGGACGACGAGAGCCTGGCCGACTCGCTGCGGCGTGGTCTGTCCGCCGAGGGGCACTGGGTCGACCTCGCCCACGACGGGCACCGCGGCCTGGAGCTCGCCCTCGGCGGAGACTACGACGCGGTGGTCCTCGACCTGATGCTGCCCGGGCTCAACGGCTACCAGGTGTGCGGCAGGCTGCGCCGCCTCGGCGACGCCACGCCCGTGCTCATGCTCACCGCCAAGGACGGCGAGTACGACGAGGCCGAGGGCCTGGACACCGGGGCCGACGACTACCTCACGAAGCCCTTCTCCTTCGTCGTGCTCCTCGCCCGGCTGCGCGCGCTCGGCCGCCGTGGCGGCGCCCGCGACGACCGCACCCTGCAGACCGGGGACCTCACCCTCGACGTCGCCGGCCGCCGCTGCCGCCGGGGCGGTACGGAGATCGAGCTCACCGCCCGCGAGATGGCCGTCCTCGCCTGCCTGCTCGCCCAGCCCGGCCGCGCCGTCGCCAAGCAGGACATCCTCGACGAGGTCTGGGACACCCCCACCACCGTCGACCCCAACATCGTCGAGGTGTACGTCTCCTCGCTGCGCAAGAAGATCGACGTCCCGTTCGGGCGGCGCTCCCTGCTCACCGTCCACGGCACCGGCTACCGCATGGCCACCGACGGTGGCTGA
- a CDS encoding SMI1/KNR4 family protein, protein MVEPGLLTPKQRVRATVDAITDGTTARPDQLQGLPAEIVLAIERDQQAPMADAYREFLSLIGGGAGRFMQGEDVYHPRVLGLGTAARELLEENESPFHFEATDRVFYMHQGYQFEFMRGTGPDPEVWSYSEGEHADVPVRTYASFTDWLRATAEAEIPAWKHHVETVREEINADGSITLHW, encoded by the coding sequence TTGGTTGAGCCCGGCCTGCTGACGCCGAAGCAGCGGGTCCGGGCTACGGTCGACGCGATCACCGACGGCACCACGGCCCGCCCCGATCAGCTCCAAGGCCTGCCAGCCGAGATCGTCCTGGCCATCGAGCGTGATCAACAAGCGCCGATGGCAGATGCCTACCGAGAGTTCCTCTCCCTGATCGGCGGTGGCGCCGGGCGCTTCATGCAGGGGGAGGACGTCTACCACCCCCGCGTCCTTGGCCTGGGGACAGCTGCCCGCGAACTCCTCGAAGAGAACGAATCGCCTTTCCACTTCGAGGCCACCGATCGCGTCTTCTACATGCATCAGGGCTATCAGTTCGAGTTCATGCGAGGCACCGGACCTGATCCCGAGGTCTGGTCATACTCCGAAGGCGAGCACGCAGACGTTCCCGTCCGCACTTACGCGTCCTTCACCGACTGGCTCCGTGCGACCGCCGAAGCAGAGATACCTGCCTGGAAGCATCACGTCGAGACCGTGCGCGAGGAGATCAACGCCGACGGCAGTATCACGTTGCACTGGTAG